GTTACCCGTCTCGCCAGGGGGCTCCCCTTTGGCAGCGATCTGGAATATGCTGACGAGGTGACTTTGGCTCGTGCTCTGGAGGGCAGGCAGGAGTTTTAGGTATAACCACTGAATGGCCTGGAACTTCAGTTCCATGAGGTGATGAATGGGAATAGAAGGGTTAATGAAGGTTGGTATAGCAGTAAAAGACCTTGAAAAGGTGAGCGGCATTCTCGCCGATGCTCTGGGATTGATCCCTGGAGAGGTTGTGGCATACAAACCTTATCAGATGAGGTATCGCATCTTTACTATAGGAGACTTCTTCATTGAGGTGATAGAACCAACTGGTTCTGATGGGCCAATAGCCAGATTCATCGAAACAAACGGTGAAGGTTTACAACATATGACTTTCAGGGTAACGAACATTGAAAAGGTAATTGCCGAACTAAAAGGAAAAGGCGTTCGGTTTATTCAGGAAACCCCGGTCCAGGAGAAGACCCCTTTAGGCCTGGCGAAGTTTGTCTTCCTCCGCCCTAAGGAATGCCACGGGGTGTTGGTGCAGCTAATGGAGATCCGGTAAGGTTGATCGGGCTCTGCATAGTGACTCGTGCAGAGTGTGGCTAAGAGATAGAAAGAAAAAAGCGGTTTCGAGGACTCGAAACCGCTTTCTATATGTGTCCGTCGGGCGAAAACGCGCGGCTATAGCTTGAAAATATTGACAGCGTTGTCGCGCAGGATTTTTTTCTTGTTGTCGTCCTTTAAGGGTAACTCCACGAACTCTTTCTTGCAACGGGTCAATCCGAATCCGTTGGTGGCCCAGACAACCTTTGCACGACCTATAGGCCCATCCATGAACTCGATGGTGGGTTTATGGA
This DNA window, taken from Chloroflexota bacterium, encodes the following:
- a CDS encoding VOC family protein, encoding MGIEGLMKVGIAVKDLEKVSGILADALGLIPGEVVAYKPYQMRYRIFTIGDFFIEVIEPTGSDGPIARFIETNGEGLQHMTFRVTNIEKVIAELKGKGVRFIQETPVQEKTPLGLAKFVFLRPKECHGVLVQLMEIR